From one Phycodurus eques isolate BA_2022a chromosome 6, UOR_Pequ_1.1, whole genome shotgun sequence genomic stretch:
- the si:dkey-93h22.8 gene encoding peroxisome proliferator-activated receptor gamma coactivator-related protein 1 isoform X2: MWSSKMAAQWRALDGDLNAGNVDFLSTGSPCQIGSHRGDNCGVDMDTQSCVEHSILAIFEDSTVSSEDTRQAEEESDTLLSALTQMLECVEDDVSSNLSPFDTLPDTKLLNYQEFGNSMTTDEVAFATKLRPRAKNDAGKEDKSKVARLHPVFRQESQTLFQGPKKKADTEVDVFTSSSLVNLVKLMHPYCLKMRVEEDGRGHQSRNGLSPSRWNKLEKKRTIFSQGEVWKYEKPTGDSDEDINVVSDDNDTPLKGTEEDKERVAKKGRGTLLKGALLTGKSSRGLFSREKKRVSFGPVQVASFEVSVEFNEKNLPSVASADTPEGQASPALVAPAAASKSADIDKKAEEPLPKSKAKSLSLQEYRQLRQKRQLLVEKQRNYTTKWPSVPQPPKELTPVICSHGQRQTLCAIKSSPHHTEQSRISTYPPQRATCHHPPRPVEKMPLFAGKHHRFKCLQTESKSTSSDGPKSNDEHTDTPVNGAASRKNPLKNLALLSTDPPNPVLIRLPVSQTPASSDSHSPPVSTVELSVAALQIQLSTEEPQPSWQVESQCPVTPQTSSECRKPQNLMLEPKMSHSLSLGPVTCDQGQPVREALPEDPLRSSPPKKPQSSLQHTRHEQSAAAESGIEASDLTSLLEQFEEKQAKEEEEAEPASVSNALPSILHEEMERTSTLLQTSTKEQEPVRTLYSVTPKSTINDLERRRKSEHVTPEPLSTEVILDTEVNVRRKAPPSKGIQIIDPRPLPSRRANASELAASPHMCSSVSVDHDYCLPVDYLHTRAPSSLLKNTCEVEEASVRKSESPIRAEEKYQSASSTYTDLAPSCTPLTPPPSPPSRGREKRRYTRRTPLSDSSCSSSSSSSSGSRSPKRRRSRHKRSGSRSWSSSPSRSVSRSPPRQQSSTRLRCNRSRSRSWSRSGSPSPSSTNFPTCKRNIYRESWKLKREHKARLQKLKAIDERRVVYVGRIRRSMTHDELRERFSHFGEVDCVSLHFRDKGDHYGFVTFYNTDDAFSAIDNGGKLRRPDELPFDICFGGRRQFCNSDYADLDAKVDAESSPAKSRFQELDFDSLLKQAQRGLR; encoded by the exons ATGTGGAGCAGCAAGATGGCGGCGCAGTGGAGAGCCTTAGACGGGGATTTAAATGCCGGCAACGTGGACTTTTTGAGCACCGGAAGCCCTTGCCAG ATTGGCTCACATCGGGGTGACAATTGTGGAGTGGACATGGACACGCAGTCCTGTGTGGAACACTCCATTTTGGCAATTTTTGAGGATTCCACCGTTTCATCAGAG GACACAAGGCAAGCAGAGGAAGAGAGCGATACCTTGCTCTCAGCACTGACTCAGATGTTAGAATGTGTGGAGGATGATGTCAGCAGCAATCTTTCTCCCTTTGACACCCTGCCAGACACCAAGCTCCTCAACTATCAGGAGTTTGGGAACAGCATGACAACA gATGAAGTAGCCTTTGCCACTAAACTTAGACCAAGAGCCAAGAATGACgcaggaaaagaagacaagagCAAAGTAGCCAGACTTCACCCGGTCTTCCGACAAGAAAGTCAGACATTGTTTCAAGGCCCAAAAAAGAAAGCAGATACTGAAGTTGATGTCTTCACTTCATCTTCTCTGGTTAACCTAGTGAAACTCATGCACCCATATTGCCTTAAGATGCGTGTGGAGGAGGATGGGAGGGGCCACCAAAGCAGAAATGGACTATCACCATCACGCTGGAACAAACTAGAAAAAAAACGCACAATATTCTCCCAGGGAGAAGTATGGAAGTATGAGAAGCCAACTGGAGACAGTGACGAAGATATAAATGTTGTATCTGATGATAATGATACACCCCTGAAAGGGACAGAGGAAGACAAAGAGAGGGTTGCAAAAAAGGGTAGGGGCACACTGCTAAAAGGTGCACTGCTCACTGGCAAATCGTCCAGAGGTCTGTTCTCCAGGGAAAAGAAAAGAGTCAGCTTTGGTCCTGTTCAAGTGGCTTCATTTGAGGTGTCTGTGGAATTCAACGAGAAGAATCTCCCCAGCGTAGCCTCTGCAGATACACCCGAAGGTCAAGCTAGTCCAGCACTTGTAGCCCCAGCAGCAGCATCTAAATCAGCAGACATTGATAAAAAGGCAGAGGAGCCACTGCCAAAAAGTAAAGCCAAATCACTAAGCCTCCAAGAGTATAGACAGCTGCGACAGAAAAGGCAGCTTCTGGTCGAGAAACAGCGGAACTACACCACCAAGTGGCCTTCTGTTCCTCAGCCCCCCAAAGAACTGACCCCCGTTATCTGTTCACATGGGCAAAGACAAACTCTCTGTGCGATAAAGTCTTCACCCCATCACACAGAACAGTCCAGAATTAGTACATATCCACCCCAAAGAGCTACTTGTCATCATCCTCCCCGACCAGTAGAGAAGATGCCATTGTTTGCTGGTAAGCATCACAGATTCAAATGTCTTCAAACTGAATCAAAAAGCACCTCATCTGATGGTCCTAAGTCCAATGATGAGCACACTGACACCCCTGTTAATGGAGCTGCAAGCAGGAAAAATCCATTAAAGAATCTGGCACTTCTCAGCACTGATCCCCCGAACCCTGTCCTCATTCGCCTGCCTGTTAGCCAGACACCTGCCTCATCAGATTCTCACTCTCCACCAGTGTCCACTGTTGAGCTCTCAGTTGCAGCATTACAAATACAATTGTCCACTGAGGAACCTCAGCCAAGTTGGCAAGTGGAGAGCCAATGTCCGGTCACACCTCAAACTAGTTCAGAATGCAGGAAACCACAAAACCTCATGCTAGAGCCAAAGATGTCTCATTCACTAAGTCTAGGTCCTGTCACGTGTGACCAAGGTCAGCCAGTCAGGGAAGCGTTACCGGAGGATCCCCTAAGATCTTCTCCTCCCAAGAAACCACAatcatcacttcaacatacccGTCACGAACAAAGTGCTGCAGCTGAGTCAG GGATTGAAGCCTCTGATCTTACAAGCTtgttagagcagtttgaagagAAACAAG ctaaagaggaagaggaggctgaGCCAGCGTCCGTTTCAAATGCTTTACCCTCAATTCTGCACGAAGAAATGGAAAGGACCTCCACGCTATTACAGACCTCCACTAAGGAACAAGAACCTGTCAGAACTTTGTACTCAGTCACACCAAAAAGCACCATAAATGATCTGGAGCGCCGAAGAAAATCGGAACACGTCACTCCAGAGCCTCTCAGCACTGAAGTCATCCTCGACACTGAAGTCAATGTAAGACGGAAAGCACCGCCATCTAAGGGCATTCAGATCATTGATCCACGCCCTTTGCCATCCAGGAGGGCAAACGCTTCAGAGCTCGCTGCATCTCCTCACATGTGTTCGTCGGTGTCCGTAGATCACGATTACTGCCTGCCCGTGGATTACTTGCATACAAGAGCCCCTTCTTCTCTTCTCAAGAATACTTGTGAAGTCGAGGAGGCCTCTGTAAGGAAAAGTGAGTCTCCCATCAGAGCTGAAGAGAAATACCAGTCAGCCTCGTCCACATACACAGATCTGGCCCCTTCATGTACCCCACTTACACCTCCACCCAGCCCTCCAAGCAGAGGACGAGAGAAGAGGAGATACACGAGAAGAACCCCCCTCTCGGACAGCTCTTGTtcgtcttcatcttcctccAGCTCTGGATCCCGCTCCCCAAAAAGACGAAG GTCCCGTCACAAGCGTTCCGGAAGCAGGTCGTGGTCTTCGTCCCCTTCTCGCTCCGTCTCCCGTTCCCCACCTCGGCAACAGTCTTCGACACGTTTAAGATGTAATAGATCGAGATCCCGATCCTGGTCTCGCTCCGGGTCACCGTCCCCTTCCTCGACAAATTTTCCTACATGCAAGAGAAACATTTACAG AGAGTCCTGGAAGCTCAAGAGGGAGCACAAGGCGAGGCTTCAGAAGCTGAAAGCCATA GATGAGCGCAGAGTTGTGTATGTTGGCCGCATCCGTAGGTCCATGACGCATGATGAACTAAGAGAGCGCTTCTCTCATTTTGGAGAGGTGGATTGCGTGTCACTGCACTTTAGAGATAAAGG TGACCATTATGGCTTTGTCACATTCTACAACACGGATGATGCATTTTCAGCCATCGACAATGGTGGCAAACTAAGAAGGCCTGATGAGCTGCCCTTTGACATCTGCTTTGGTGGAAGAAGGCAGTTTTGTAACTCAGACTATGCTGATCTTG ATGCAAAAGTGGATGCAGAGTCGTCTCCAGCCAAGAGCAGGTTTCAGGAGCTTGACTTTGATTCGTTACTGAAACAAGCCCAAAGAGGACTGAGGTAG
- the si:dkey-93h22.8 gene encoding peroxisome proliferator-activated receptor gamma coactivator-related protein 1 isoform X1 yields MWSSKMAAQWRALDGDLNAGNVDFLSTGSPCQIGSHRGDNCGVDMDTQSCVEHSILAIFEDSTVSSEDTRQAEEESDTLLSALTQMLECVEDDVSSNLSPFDTLPDTKLLNYQEFGNSMTTDEVAFATKLRPRAKNDAGKEDKSKVARLHPVFRQESQTLFQGPKKKADTEVDVFTSSSLVNLVKLMHPYCLKMRVEEDGRGHQSRNGLSPSRWNKLEKKRTIFSQGEVWKYEKPTGDSDEDINVVSDDNDTPLKGTEEDKERVAKKGRGTLLKGALLTGKSSRGLFSREKKRVSFGPVQVASFEVSVEFNEKNLPSVASADTPEGQASPALVAPAAASKSADIDKKAEEPLPKSKAKSLSLQEYRQLRQKRQLLVEKQRNYTTKWPSVPQPPKELTPVICSHGQRQTLCAIKSSPHHTEQSRISTYPPQRATCHHPPRPVEKMPLFAGKHHRFKCLQTESKSTSSDGPKSNDEHTDTPVNGAASRKNPLKNLALLSTDPPNPVLIRLPVSQTPASSDSHSPPVSTVELSVAALQIQLSTEEPQPSWQVESQCPVTPQTSSECRKPQNLMLEPKMSHSLSLGPVTCDQGQPVREALPEDPLRSSPPKKPQSSLQHTRHEQSAAAESGIEASDLTSLLEQFEEKQAKEEEEAEPASVSNALPSILHEEMERTSTLLQTSTKEQEPVRTLYSVTPKSTINDLERRRKSEHVTPEPLSTEVILDTEVNVRRKAPPSKGIQIIDPRPLPSRRANASELAASPHMCSSVSVDHDYCLPVDYLHTRAPSSLLKNTCEVEEASVRKSESPIRAEEKYQSASSTYTDLAPSCTPLTPPPSPPSRGREKRRYTRRTPLSDSSCSSSSSSSSGSRSPKRRRSRHKRSGSRSWSSSPSRSVSRSPPRQQSSTRLRCNRSRSRSWSRSGSPSPSSTNFPTCKRNIYSRESWKLKREHKARLQKLKAIDERRVVYVGRIRRSMTHDELRERFSHFGEVDCVSLHFRDKGDHYGFVTFYNTDDAFSAIDNGGKLRRPDELPFDICFGGRRQFCNSDYADLDAKVDAESSPAKSRFQELDFDSLLKQAQRGLR; encoded by the exons ATGTGGAGCAGCAAGATGGCGGCGCAGTGGAGAGCCTTAGACGGGGATTTAAATGCCGGCAACGTGGACTTTTTGAGCACCGGAAGCCCTTGCCAG ATTGGCTCACATCGGGGTGACAATTGTGGAGTGGACATGGACACGCAGTCCTGTGTGGAACACTCCATTTTGGCAATTTTTGAGGATTCCACCGTTTCATCAGAG GACACAAGGCAAGCAGAGGAAGAGAGCGATACCTTGCTCTCAGCACTGACTCAGATGTTAGAATGTGTGGAGGATGATGTCAGCAGCAATCTTTCTCCCTTTGACACCCTGCCAGACACCAAGCTCCTCAACTATCAGGAGTTTGGGAACAGCATGACAACA gATGAAGTAGCCTTTGCCACTAAACTTAGACCAAGAGCCAAGAATGACgcaggaaaagaagacaagagCAAAGTAGCCAGACTTCACCCGGTCTTCCGACAAGAAAGTCAGACATTGTTTCAAGGCCCAAAAAAGAAAGCAGATACTGAAGTTGATGTCTTCACTTCATCTTCTCTGGTTAACCTAGTGAAACTCATGCACCCATATTGCCTTAAGATGCGTGTGGAGGAGGATGGGAGGGGCCACCAAAGCAGAAATGGACTATCACCATCACGCTGGAACAAACTAGAAAAAAAACGCACAATATTCTCCCAGGGAGAAGTATGGAAGTATGAGAAGCCAACTGGAGACAGTGACGAAGATATAAATGTTGTATCTGATGATAATGATACACCCCTGAAAGGGACAGAGGAAGACAAAGAGAGGGTTGCAAAAAAGGGTAGGGGCACACTGCTAAAAGGTGCACTGCTCACTGGCAAATCGTCCAGAGGTCTGTTCTCCAGGGAAAAGAAAAGAGTCAGCTTTGGTCCTGTTCAAGTGGCTTCATTTGAGGTGTCTGTGGAATTCAACGAGAAGAATCTCCCCAGCGTAGCCTCTGCAGATACACCCGAAGGTCAAGCTAGTCCAGCACTTGTAGCCCCAGCAGCAGCATCTAAATCAGCAGACATTGATAAAAAGGCAGAGGAGCCACTGCCAAAAAGTAAAGCCAAATCACTAAGCCTCCAAGAGTATAGACAGCTGCGACAGAAAAGGCAGCTTCTGGTCGAGAAACAGCGGAACTACACCACCAAGTGGCCTTCTGTTCCTCAGCCCCCCAAAGAACTGACCCCCGTTATCTGTTCACATGGGCAAAGACAAACTCTCTGTGCGATAAAGTCTTCACCCCATCACACAGAACAGTCCAGAATTAGTACATATCCACCCCAAAGAGCTACTTGTCATCATCCTCCCCGACCAGTAGAGAAGATGCCATTGTTTGCTGGTAAGCATCACAGATTCAAATGTCTTCAAACTGAATCAAAAAGCACCTCATCTGATGGTCCTAAGTCCAATGATGAGCACACTGACACCCCTGTTAATGGAGCTGCAAGCAGGAAAAATCCATTAAAGAATCTGGCACTTCTCAGCACTGATCCCCCGAACCCTGTCCTCATTCGCCTGCCTGTTAGCCAGACACCTGCCTCATCAGATTCTCACTCTCCACCAGTGTCCACTGTTGAGCTCTCAGTTGCAGCATTACAAATACAATTGTCCACTGAGGAACCTCAGCCAAGTTGGCAAGTGGAGAGCCAATGTCCGGTCACACCTCAAACTAGTTCAGAATGCAGGAAACCACAAAACCTCATGCTAGAGCCAAAGATGTCTCATTCACTAAGTCTAGGTCCTGTCACGTGTGACCAAGGTCAGCCAGTCAGGGAAGCGTTACCGGAGGATCCCCTAAGATCTTCTCCTCCCAAGAAACCACAatcatcacttcaacatacccGTCACGAACAAAGTGCTGCAGCTGAGTCAG GGATTGAAGCCTCTGATCTTACAAGCTtgttagagcagtttgaagagAAACAAG ctaaagaggaagaggaggctgaGCCAGCGTCCGTTTCAAATGCTTTACCCTCAATTCTGCACGAAGAAATGGAAAGGACCTCCACGCTATTACAGACCTCCACTAAGGAACAAGAACCTGTCAGAACTTTGTACTCAGTCACACCAAAAAGCACCATAAATGATCTGGAGCGCCGAAGAAAATCGGAACACGTCACTCCAGAGCCTCTCAGCACTGAAGTCATCCTCGACACTGAAGTCAATGTAAGACGGAAAGCACCGCCATCTAAGGGCATTCAGATCATTGATCCACGCCCTTTGCCATCCAGGAGGGCAAACGCTTCAGAGCTCGCTGCATCTCCTCACATGTGTTCGTCGGTGTCCGTAGATCACGATTACTGCCTGCCCGTGGATTACTTGCATACAAGAGCCCCTTCTTCTCTTCTCAAGAATACTTGTGAAGTCGAGGAGGCCTCTGTAAGGAAAAGTGAGTCTCCCATCAGAGCTGAAGAGAAATACCAGTCAGCCTCGTCCACATACACAGATCTGGCCCCTTCATGTACCCCACTTACACCTCCACCCAGCCCTCCAAGCAGAGGACGAGAGAAGAGGAGATACACGAGAAGAACCCCCCTCTCGGACAGCTCTTGTtcgtcttcatcttcctccAGCTCTGGATCCCGCTCCCCAAAAAGACGAAG GTCCCGTCACAAGCGTTCCGGAAGCAGGTCGTGGTCTTCGTCCCCTTCTCGCTCCGTCTCCCGTTCCCCACCTCGGCAACAGTCTTCGACACGTTTAAGATGTAATAGATCGAGATCCCGATCCTGGTCTCGCTCCGGGTCACCGTCCCCTTCCTCGACAAATTTTCCTACATGCAAGAGAAACATTTACAG CAGAGAGTCCTGGAAGCTCAAGAGGGAGCACAAGGCGAGGCTTCAGAAGCTGAAAGCCATA GATGAGCGCAGAGTTGTGTATGTTGGCCGCATCCGTAGGTCCATGACGCATGATGAACTAAGAGAGCGCTTCTCTCATTTTGGAGAGGTGGATTGCGTGTCACTGCACTTTAGAGATAAAGG TGACCATTATGGCTTTGTCACATTCTACAACACGGATGATGCATTTTCAGCCATCGACAATGGTGGCAAACTAAGAAGGCCTGATGAGCTGCCCTTTGACATCTGCTTTGGTGGAAGAAGGCAGTTTTGTAACTCAGACTATGCTGATCTTG ATGCAAAAGTGGATGCAGAGTCGTCTCCAGCCAAGAGCAGGTTTCAGGAGCTTGACTTTGATTCGTTACTGAAACAAGCCCAAAGAGGACTGAGGTAG